A single window of Candidatus Omnitrophota bacterium DNA harbors:
- a CDS encoding Rne/Rng family ribonuclease: protein MGKEILINIEPQETRLAVLENKVLEEFSVERLGEKRLVGNVIKGRVNSVVPAVKAAFVGLGLEKNGYLYLADIVGIGMDFESIDKEEEVVRPPRGIQPHQSIDQLVKKGQEVLVQVTKEPFGTKGARLTTHISLPGRYIVLLPYDRHLGISRRISDDKERARLKDILRGLEVPKEMGVIIRTAGIGQSKRELGRDLKYLLGIWRKIKFGAAKKQAPAQLHEEYDLVLRVARDYLTEDVEKLIIDNRDEYRKIQHFLSAVAPHLRPKVELYEGDIPLYDRKGIEKDVEKLFERKVPLRCGGYIVIEPTEGLVAIDVNSGKFTEKKSLEETAFAVNMEAAREVARQIRLRDLGGIIVIDFIDMMQAGKRRKVFEALTDSLKRDKAKTDVSPLSEICLVEMTRQRMRRSVESMSFRECPYCQGRGLIKSVSTVSIQALRKVKKYLKETKKKQVELLVNPEVTSRLFNEDRQAIESIERVFHAKIIIKADPLLHVEEIKLI, encoded by the coding sequence ATGGGAAAAGAAATTTTAATCAACATCGAGCCGCAGGAGACAAGGCTCGCGGTGCTCGAGAACAAGGTCCTCGAGGAGTTTTCGGTCGAGAGGCTGGGCGAGAAGAGGCTCGTCGGCAATGTCATCAAGGGCAGGGTGAACTCTGTCGTGCCGGCGGTCAAGGCCGCGTTCGTCGGACTCGGGTTGGAGAAGAACGGTTATCTATATCTCGCGGATATCGTCGGTATAGGAATGGATTTCGAATCGATCGACAAGGAAGAGGAAGTGGTAAGGCCTCCCAGGGGCATACAGCCGCACCAGTCGATAGACCAGCTGGTAAAAAAAGGACAGGAAGTCCTCGTCCAGGTGACTAAGGAGCCGTTCGGCACGAAGGGCGCGCGCCTCACTACCCATATCTCATTACCCGGCCGCTATATAGTTTTATTGCCGTACGACAGGCACCTCGGGATCTCGCGCCGCATATCGGACGATAAGGAACGCGCGCGGCTTAAGGATATATTGAGGGGGCTTGAAGTCCCGAAGGAGATGGGCGTCATAATCAGGACCGCGGGCATCGGGCAATCCAAGCGGGAACTCGGCAGGGACCTCAAATATCTCTTGGGCATCTGGAGGAAGATAAAATTCGGCGCGGCGAAGAAACAGGCGCCGGCCCAGCTGCATGAGGAATATGACCTGGTGCTCAGGGTCGCGCGGGATTACCTTACCGAGGACGTCGAGAAACTTATAATAGACAACCGCGACGAATACAGGAAGATACAGCATTTCCTTAGCGCGGTCGCCCCTCACCTCAGGCCTAAAGTCGAACTTTATGAAGGCGACATCCCGCTTTACGACAGGAAGGGCATAGAGAAGGACGTCGAGAAATTATTCGAGCGCAAAGTCCCGCTGAGATGCGGCGGTTATATCGTCATCGAGCCGACCGAAGGGCTCGTCGCGATAGACGTCAACAGCGGGAAGTTCACCGAGAAGAAGAGCCTCGAGGAGACGGCCTTCGCCGTGAATATGGAAGCCGCCCGCGAAGTCGCGCGCCAGATTCGCCTACGCGACCTCGGCGGCATTATCGTGATCGATTTCATCGACATGATGCAGGCCGGCAAGAGGCGCAAGGTCTTCGAGGCGCTCACTGACTCGTTGAAGCGTGACAAGGCGAAGACCGACGTCTCACCGCTCTCAGAGATCTGCCTCGTCGAGATGACGCGCCAGAGGATGCGCCGCAGCGTCGAGAGCATGTCATTCCGCGAATGCCCGTATTGCCAGGGCAGGGGCCTCATCAAATCCGTATCAACGGTATCCATCCAGGCATTAAGGAAAGTCAAAAAATATCTTAAGGAGACGAAGAAGAAACAGGTCGAACTCCTCGTGAACCCCGAGGTCACCTCGCGCCTCTTCAACGAGGACCGCCAGGCGATAGAATCGATCGAGCGCGTCTTCCACGCCAAGATCATCATCAAGGCCGACCCGCTGCTCCATGTCGAAGAGATAAAACTTATCTAA
- a CDS encoding secretin and TonB N-terminal domain-containing protein yields the protein MSKREKISVVGVVFLSAFFYGSACGQEPPAAPTAEAVPPPAAVEQPVAAQPVAVLQQETAEEKSTVTLDFKDADIQNVLRVLAYKSGVNIVTGKEVAGTITIRLVDVPWEQALDVILNTYGFAYEREGNIITVSTVDALKERREKKKELTEIEGVTSKVFNLQYLDAQDAKKMLEPQLSPQGKISVLEVTGQKGWKIGVPQAGGQSTDEGKERRERENSRSRSLVVTDTLTYLDRMSKILKEMDVKPVQILIEARIMEVSKNVLRDIGMEWSTGSRLQNHQALTTAGALNGGVKVKFGSASKTTGTISGSNYSQSEPTDPLGYQPSNFNPLATNLNPYNAGLQLLYQKLFGTQMEAMVHALEEDVRTNTLSAPKILTLSGQEAIILIGTKYPIVESSVSGTSGTATENLAYYQDIGVQLYVVPQVSGDEKFINMIVHPVISERTALTVGLNDYPVIDTRETETQILMADGETIVIGGLLRNVKSKSRIGIPILGDIPVIGNLFSRATNNTDKIDLLIFITARVVRPGEFTDQEMAMVKQALEAGQANVTPAAEPEKKEKKKEDKKKEKPAAPVAAEGFSKSNRGYLSK from the coding sequence ATGTCCAAGCGCGAAAAGATCTCAGTCGTAGGCGTCGTGTTTTTGAGCGCGTTTTTTTACGGGTCCGCGTGCGGGCAGGAGCCGCCGGCCGCGCCGACCGCGGAAGCCGTTCCGCCGCCGGCCGCGGTAGAGCAGCCTGTCGCCGCGCAGCCTGTCGCCGTTTTGCAGCAGGAGACCGCGGAGGAGAAGAGCACCGTGACCCTTGATTTTAAGGATGCCGATATACAGAATGTCCTCCGGGTGCTGGCTTACAAGAGCGGCGTAAATATCGTTACGGGCAAGGAGGTCGCGGGGACCATCACTATACGGCTTGTGGATGTGCCGTGGGAACAGGCGCTGGACGTTATCCTCAACACATACGGTTTCGCGTATGAACGCGAAGGCAACATCATCACGGTCTCGACCGTTGACGCCCTGAAGGAACGCAGGGAGAAGAAGAAGGAATTGACCGAGATAGAGGGCGTCACCAGCAAGGTCTTCAATTTACAGTATCTCGACGCGCAGGACGCCAAGAAGATGCTCGAGCCGCAGTTGTCGCCGCAGGGCAAGATATCGGTCCTTGAGGTGACCGGGCAGAAAGGGTGGAAGATCGGCGTGCCGCAAGCCGGCGGCCAGTCGACGGATGAAGGCAAAGAGAGAAGGGAAAGGGAAAACTCCAGGTCGCGCTCGCTGGTGGTGACCGATACGTTGACCTATCTTGACAGGATGTCTAAGATATTAAAAGAGATGGATGTCAAGCCCGTCCAGATCCTTATAGAGGCGAGGATAATGGAGGTCAGCAAGAACGTCCTGAGGGATATAGGGATGGAGTGGAGCACCGGGTCAAGGCTGCAGAACCACCAGGCTTTGACTACGGCAGGGGCCCTTAACGGCGGGGTCAAAGTGAAGTTCGGCAGCGCTTCTAAGACGACAGGCACGATATCGGGAAGCAATTATTCGCAATCGGAGCCTACCGACCCTCTCGGTTACCAGCCTTCGAATTTCAACCCGCTTGCCACGAACCTCAACCCTTATAACGCGGGGCTCCAGCTGCTCTACCAGAAACTCTTCGGGACGCAGATGGAAGCTATGGTCCACGCGCTTGAGGAAGACGTGAGGACCAATACGCTGTCCGCGCCTAAGATACTGACGCTTTCCGGCCAGGAAGCGATCATCCTTATAGGCACGAAGTATCCCATAGTCGAGAGCAGTGTTTCGGGCACTTCAGGTACCGCGACAGAGAACCTGGCTTATTACCAGGATATAGGCGTCCAGCTTTATGTAGTCCCCCAGGTAAGCGGTGACGAAAAATTCATCAACATGATAGTCCATCCGGTCATTTCCGAGAGGACGGCGCTCACCGTCGGGTTGAATGATTACCCGGTCATAGACACGAGAGAGACGGAGACCCAGATCTTGATGGCGGACGGCGAAACGATAGTAATCGGCGGCCTTCTCAGGAACGTAAAGTCAAAGAGCAGGATAGGGATACCGATATTGGGAGATATCCCGGTAATCGGCAACCTCTTTTCGCGGGCGACCAACAATACCGATAAAATAGACCTCCTTATATTCATAACGGCAAGGGTTGTAAGGCCGGGAGAGTTCACCGACCAGGAGATGGCGATGGTCAAGCAGGCCTTGGAGGCCGGGCAGGCCAATGTCACCCCCGCAGCCGAGCCGGAGAAGAAGGAGAAGAAGAAGGAAGACAAGAAGAAAGAGAAACCGGCCGCGCCGGTGGCCGCGGAAGGATTCAGCAAGTCTAACAGGGGTTATTTAAGCAAATAA
- a CDS encoding hemolysin family protein yields the protein MVIINELKLFWPLMIAIGVLLVLSAFFSMSETALISLNKIRLRHLVSKGNKKAKLVYALVSNPDRFITSILVGNNIVNTAISVLIAFVLIHIFGEDMGMVLATVIGATIIVVFGEIIPKVFAVQRAERTSLELAVPLKFVLAVLAPVARVFYGLGNGIIKVFGGEPQRGPLITEEEIRLMIELGKEEGVLGDEERKMLHRIFEFGDTLVSEVMIPKEKIIGIDVDASAEELLDLLVEEGHARVPAYKGSVDNIEGIIYARDLLYIWQNKGLVIIPDLLHPPYFIPKNKRVSDLLKDFQRMRIQMAIVVDDKKQTIGLITLEDLIEEIVGEIDESLE from the coding sequence ATGGTTATAATAAACGAGCTTAAGTTATTCTGGCCGCTCATGATAGCGATAGGGGTCCTGTTGGTCCTGTCGGCTTTCTTTTCTATGTCGGAGACGGCGCTCATATCCTTGAACAAGATACGTTTGCGCCATTTAGTGTCAAAGGGCAACAAGAAGGCGAAACTGGTATATGCCCTCGTCTCCAATCCCGACCGCTTCATCACATCGATACTTGTGGGGAACAATATCGTTAATACCGCGATATCAGTCCTCATCGCCTTTGTGCTCATACATATATTCGGGGAGGACATGGGAATGGTGCTCGCTACCGTGATAGGCGCGACCATCATCGTAGTCTTCGGCGAGATCATCCCTAAGGTCTTCGCGGTCCAGCGCGCCGAGAGGACCTCCCTTGAGCTCGCCGTCCCGCTGAAGTTCGTCCTCGCGGTCCTGGCGCCTGTTGCCCGCGTCTTTTACGGCCTCGGCAACGGCATAATCAAGGTCTTCGGCGGGGAGCCGCAGAGGGGCCCTCTCATCACCGAGGAAGAGATAAGGCTCATGATAGAGCTGGGCAAGGAAGAGGGCGTCCTCGGCGATGAGGAGCGCAAGATGCTCCACAGGATATTCGAGTTCGGCGATACGCTCGTCAGCGAAGTCATGATCCCGAAAGAAAAGATAATAGGAATAGACGTCGATGCCTCGGCCGAGGAGCTGCTTGACCTATTGGTCGAAGAGGGCCACGCGAGGGTTCCGGCATATAAGGGCTCGGTAGACAATATCGAGGGGATCATCTACGCGCGGGACCTGCTTTATATCTGGCAGAACAAGGGCCTGGTCATAATACCGGACCTGCTTCACCCGCCGTATTTCATTCCGAAGAACAAACGTGTCAGCGACCTGCTTAAGGATTTCCAGCGGATGCGGATACAGATGGCGATAGTCGTGGACGACAAGAAACAGACGATCGGCCTCATAACCCTGGAAGACCTTATAGAGGAGATAGTGGGGGAGATAGACGAGTCACTGGAATGA
- a CDS encoding O-acetyl-ADP-ribose deacetylase, with amino-acid sequence MSTKIEIVQGDVTTLAVDAIVNAANKTLLGGGGVDGAIHRAAGPKLLAECATLGGCETGGAKITKGYNLPAKHVIHTVGPVWRDGKHNEPELLTSCYLNSLNLAKEHGLKTIAFPSISTGVYRFPIELAAPIALMTTQDFITQNPGVLEKIIFVLFSSQDFNIYDTILEKDTA; translated from the coding sequence ATGTCCACCAAGATAGAAATTGTTCAAGGCGATGTCACGACATTGGCTGTTGACGCTATCGTCAACGCCGCGAACAAGACATTGCTCGGCGGCGGGGGAGTAGACGGCGCGATACACCGAGCAGCCGGCCCGAAACTCCTCGCCGAATGCGCCACCCTCGGCGGATGCGAGACAGGCGGGGCGAAGATAACAAAGGGCTATAACCTCCCGGCGAAACACGTGATACACACGGTCGGCCCTGTCTGGCGCGACGGCAAGCACAACGAGCCGGAACTGCTCACCTCATGCTACCTCAACTCGCTGAACCTCGCCAAGGAGCACGGCCTCAAAACCATCGCTTTTCCGTCCATCTCCACCGGGGTCTACAGGTTTCCCATCGAATTAGCCGCTCCCATCGCCCTCATGACCACGCAGGATTTCATCACCCAAAACCCCGGCGTTCTGGAGAAGATTATTTTTGTCCTTTTTTCTTCCCAGGATTTTAATATATATGATACTATATTAGAAAAGGATACGGCTTGA
- a CDS encoding glutamate-5-semialdehyde dehydrogenase, with amino-acid sequence MSGLKNDIVAIARGAKKASFLMGQISSAVKEKALLAMADGLEENKSAVFAANKKDVKAAKSKKLSAAFIDRLTLDEKRIKAMADSLRQVAVQHDPIGEVIKMWTRPNGLWIGKLRVPLGVIGVIYESRPNVTADCIGLCLKAGNCAILRGGSEAINSNIAIFDILNGAAKENGIPDGAISLVKTTDRKAVRILLTLSDHVDLIIPRGGESLIREVAQHSKIPVLKHYKGICHVYVDEDADLNMAERICFNAKVQRPSVCNAMETLLVSEDVAARFLPSMAKKYKEAGVEIRGCPMTRRIVKGIKAATEKDWSTEYLGLIISIKVVKGPHEAVEHINKYGTKLSDAIVTENYHNAVEFLRKVDSAAVYVNASTRFTDGGEFGFGAEIGISTDKFHARGPVGVEELTSYKYIIYGDGQIRE; translated from the coding sequence ATGAGCGGTTTGAAAAACGATATAGTTGCTATTGCCCGGGGCGCGAAGAAGGCGTCTTTCCTTATGGGCCAGATTTCGTCCGCGGTAAAAGAGAAGGCCCTGCTCGCGATGGCAGACGGGCTCGAGGAGAACAAGTCCGCGGTATTTGCCGCGAATAAGAAAGACGTGAAAGCCGCGAAGTCGAAAAAACTTAGCGCCGCCTTCATCGACCGGCTCACATTGGACGAGAAGCGCATAAAGGCGATGGCCGATTCTTTGCGCCAGGTCGCGGTCCAGCACGATCCTATCGGCGAGGTCATAAAGATGTGGACGCGCCCGAACGGGTTATGGATCGGGAAATTAAGGGTGCCGCTCGGCGTGATCGGCGTCATATATGAATCGCGCCCGAATGTCACGGCCGATTGTATAGGATTATGCCTCAAGGCCGGCAACTGCGCGATACTGCGCGGCGGAAGCGAGGCTATAAATTCCAATATCGCCATCTTCGATATCCTTAACGGCGCGGCAAAAGAGAACGGTATACCTGACGGGGCTATCAGCCTGGTGAAGACGACCGACAGGAAGGCCGTCCGCATACTCCTGACTTTAAGCGATCACGTCGACCTGATAATACCCCGCGGCGGCGAGAGCCTGATAAGGGAAGTCGCCCAACATTCGAAGATCCCCGTCCTCAAGCACTATAAGGGGATATGCCACGTCTACGTGGACGAGGACGCGGACCTCAATATGGCCGAGAGGATATGTTTCAATGCCAAGGTCCAGAGGCCTTCGGTCTGCAACGCGATGGAGACCCTCCTGGTAAGCGAGGACGTCGCGGCGAGGTTTTTGCCTTCGATGGCAAAGAAATACAAAGAGGCGGGCGTCGAGATAAGGGGCTGCCCTATGACCCGGAGGATCGTCAAAGGGATAAAGGCCGCGACCGAGAAGGATTGGTCGACCGAATACCTCGGCCTGATAATTTCGATAAAGGTCGTCAAAGGCCCGCATGAGGCGGTCGAGCATATAAACAAATACGGCACTAAACTCTCGGACGCCATCGTGACCGAGAATTACCATAACGCGGTCGAGTTCCTCCGCAAGGTCGACTCGGCTGCGGTCTATGTCAACGCCTCGACGCGTTTTACCGACGGCGGAGAGTTCGGGTTCGGCGCCGAGATAGGCATCTCGACCGACAAGTTCCACGCCCGCGGCCCGGTCGGGGTAGAGGAACTCACAAGTTACAAATATATAATCTACGGCGACGGACAGATAAGGGAGTGA
- a CDS encoding TIGR03936 family radical SAM-associated protein, with amino-acid sequence MNNYRVVFAKKEQMKFISHLDLARLFQRAARRAGISLMISQGFSPRPKISFKRALKLGVESEAEEAVFHLKDMISKEDFGNRLQAQLPGGIVIKNIEEIN; translated from the coding sequence TTGAATAATTACCGGGTCGTATTCGCCAAGAAAGAGCAGATGAAGTTCATCTCGCATCTCGATCTCGCCCGGCTTTTCCAGCGGGCGGCCCGCCGCGCCGGCATATCCCTCATGATCTCGCAGGGGTTCAGCCCGAGGCCAAAGATAAGTTTTAAACGCGCGTTGAAGCTCGGCGTGGAGAGCGAGGCCGAGGAAGCGGTATTCCATCTCAAGGATATGATATCGAAAGAGGATTTCGGTAACAGATTGCAGGCGCAATTGCCTGGAGGGATAGTCATTAAAAATATAGAGGAAATAAATTAA
- a CDS encoding DUF5679 domain-containing protein: MEGYCVKCKKKQEMKDTMKQKMKNGREAMKGKCPVCGTGMYRILGK; the protein is encoded by the coding sequence ATGGAAGGTTATTGCGTTAAATGCAAGAAGAAGCAGGAAATGAAAGACACAATGAAGCAGAAGATGAAGAATGGCCGTGAAGCGATGAAGGGCAAATGCCCGGTCTGCGGCACGGGAATGTACAGGATACTTGGAAAGTAA
- the corA gene encoding magnesium/cobalt transporter CorA, which translates to MRNYYVTPEGQLRKDIPVEEFRQALAAEKSLLWVDMEGLEDSDIEVLMDVFGLHPLTIEDCIMVNARPKVEDFQSYLFLVTQGVRVNEETRKIEMFEVDFCLGKNYLITVHTDPIRPVTLNLERVDKGSPIIKRGGDFLMCSILESLADSYYPLVDQFDKRVDEMEAELFKDPTTKTFNQIYRLKNDTMLLRRTIGPQADIFSIITRGDFPLIQPANYVYYRNVFDHLVRINDIVGTSRDIVTGALEAYVSIVSNRLNEVMKVLTLLATVMMPFIVIPSIYGMNLKFLPFSQHENGLFFILAFTLALTIIMVLYLKNKRWL; encoded by the coding sequence ATGAGGAACTATTACGTTACGCCTGAAGGCCAGCTCCGCAAGGATATACCCGTAGAGGAATTCCGCCAGGCCCTGGCGGCGGAGAAATCGCTGCTTTGGGTGGATATGGAAGGCCTCGAGGACAGCGATATTGAGGTCCTGATGGACGTATTCGGCCTCCACCCGCTGACCATAGAGGACTGCATAATGGTCAACGCCAGGCCGAAGGTCGAGGATTTCCAGAGCTACCTTTTCCTGGTCACCCAGGGCGTAAGGGTGAACGAGGAGACGAGGAAGATAGAAATGTTCGAGGTGGATTTTTGCCTCGGGAAGAACTATCTTATAACCGTCCATACCGACCCGATCAGGCCGGTAACCCTTAACCTCGAGAGGGTCGATAAAGGTTCGCCTATAATAAAAAGGGGCGGAGATTTTCTCATGTGCTCCATACTGGAGTCGCTCGCCGACAGCTATTATCCCCTCGTCGACCAGTTTGACAAGCGCGTCGATGAGATGGAGGCGGAGCTCTTCAAGGACCCTACGACGAAGACCTTCAACCAGATATACAGGCTCAAGAACGACACGATGCTCCTGCGCCGGACGATAGGCCCGCAGGCCGACATCTTCTCCATCATTACGCGCGGGGACTTCCCGCTCATCCAGCCCGCCAATTACGTATATTACAGGAACGTCTTCGACCACCTCGTGAGGATAAACGATATCGTCGGCACCTCGCGCGATATCGTCACCGGCGCGCTCGAGGCATACGTATCCATCGTCTCGAACAGGCTGAACGAAGTAATGAAGGTCCTGACTCTCCTGGCCACGGTGATGATGCCGTTCATAGTCATCCCGAGCATCTACGGCATGAACCTGAAGTTCCTGCCTTTTTCGCAGCATGAGAACGGCCTCTTCTTCATACTGGCATTCACCCTCGCGTTGACTATAATCATGGTTTTATACCTGAAGAATAAGAGATGGTTATAA
- the obgE gene encoding GTPase ObgE gives MFVDTAKIEVKAGHGGDGCSSLYKDRYSRYPVMNGGPGGNGGNVVIRANENIHTLLDFQFRRHFKAHKGENGSSNNRNGKTGEDCVIEVPVGTIVADFEKGYTLRDLTASGESFIVAKGGHGGRGNACKKPATPGEPGEERLLSLELKLIADCGLLGFPNAGKSSLISSISKAKPKIAAYPFTTLAPVLGIVEYDDGRHFKIADIPGLIEGAHEGKGLGHKFLKHIDRTKVLVHIIDMAGVDGRDPLEDYKILNNELKQYGVSAEKKPQVLVANKMDIPAAKENLKRFKEKIKKDIIPISAKTGDGTKELVEMIVKKLDEIR, from the coding sequence GTGTTTGTAGATACCGCGAAGATCGAGGTCAAAGCAGGCCACGGCGGTGACGGTTGCTCGAGTTTGTATAAGGACAGGTATTCCCGTTACCCGGTCATGAACGGCGGGCCGGGCGGCAACGGCGGCAACGTCGTAATACGCGCGAACGAGAACATACACACCCTCCTGGACTTCCAATTCCGCAGGCATTTCAAGGCCCACAAAGGCGAGAACGGCTCATCCAATAACAGGAACGGAAAGACCGGGGAGGACTGCGTCATCGAGGTCCCGGTCGGGACGATCGTCGCGGATTTTGAGAAGGGATATACCTTAAGGGACCTGACCGCCTCAGGAGAGAGTTTTATCGTCGCCAAAGGCGGCCACGGCGGGCGCGGCAACGCCTGCAAGAAACCCGCTACACCCGGCGAGCCTGGCGAAGAGAGATTGCTCTCGCTCGAGCTGAAACTGATAGCCGATTGCGGGCTTCTCGGTTTTCCGAACGCCGGCAAATCGTCGCTCATCTCGTCTATATCAAAAGCCAAGCCGAAGATCGCGGCGTACCCGTTCACTACATTAGCGCCGGTGCTCGGCATAGTCGAATATGATGACGGCCGCCATTTCAAGATAGCCGATATCCCGGGCCTGATCGAAGGCGCGCATGAAGGCAAAGGCCTCGGCCATAAATTCCTTAAACATATCGACCGCACGAAGGTACTGGTGCATATCATCGACATGGCCGGGGTGGACGGCAGGGACCCGCTCGAGGATTACAAAATATTAAATAACGAATTGAAGCAGTACGGCGTAAGCGCGGAGAAGAAACCGCAGGTCCTGGTCGCCAACAAGATGGATATTCCCGCGGCAAAAGAGAACCTAAAAAGGTTTAAAGAAAAAATAAAAAAGGATATAATACCTATATCGGCCAAGACCGGCGACGGCACAAAGGAACTGGTAGAGATGATCGTAAAAAAACTGGATGAGATAAGATGA
- the rpmA gene encoding 50S ribosomal protein L27 has translation MAHHKGQGSTRNGRDSNSQRLGLKASGGQKVTAGSIIIRQRGTPFKAGINVGKGKDDTLFALKDGIVTFKSKTVSILPQ, from the coding sequence ATGGCTCATCATAAAGGACAAGGTTCAACCAGAAACGGCCGCGACAGCAATTCCCAGAGGTTAGGGTTAAAAGCTTCAGGCGGGCAGAAGGTCACAGCCGGAAGCATTATAATAAGGCAGCGCGGGACCCCGTTTAAAGCGGGCATCAATGTCGGCAAGGGCAAAGACGACACGCTTTTCGCCTTAAAAGACGGAATAGTAACTTTCAAGTCCAAAACCGTAAGTATCCTGCCACAATAA
- the proB gene encoding glutamate 5-kinase, giving the protein MREKYLSNLKLVVVKVGTSTLTSKTSPMDKNAIKSISKQVCELRDKGIKVVLVSSGAIGAGMHLLGLKSRPKTLEHLQAAAAIGQAQLMKAYDEYFKGHGRKVAQVLLTRDDLEEKKRYTSVKNTIHTILEYGAVPIINENDTVSVDEIKFGDNDTLASLVAKLLGADLLILLSDVDGLYCHMENKEVIDVVEEIDGGVEKLASGTDKETCVGGMSTKIKAAKTATEAGIPMVIANGKTEDILTKVVNREKVGTIFVPKHKRSQS; this is encoded by the coding sequence ATGAGGGAAAAATATCTTTCAAATTTGAAACTCGTAGTCGTCAAGGTCGGGACTTCGACATTGACGTCTAAGACCTCGCCCATGGACAAGAACGCCATAAAGAGCATCTCCAAGCAGGTCTGCGAACTGCGCGATAAGGGGATAAAGGTCGTCCTCGTAAGCTCGGGCGCTATCGGCGCGGGCATGCACCTTCTGGGGCTTAAGTCCCGTCCGAAGACACTCGAACACCTCCAGGCGGCCGCGGCGATAGGCCAGGCCCAGCTTATGAAGGCATATGACGAGTATTTCAAGGGCCACGGCCGCAAGGTCGCGCAGGTGCTCCTGACGCGCGACGACCTCGAGGAGAAGAAGAGATACACGAGCGTAAAGAACACGATACACACCATTCTCGAATACGGCGCCGTCCCTATCATCAACGAGAACGACACAGTCTCGGTCGACGAGATAAAATTCGGCGATAACGACACGCTCGCGAGCCTCGTGGCGAAATTGCTCGGGGCGGATCTGCTTATACTCCTTTCCGACGTCGACGGCCTCTACTGCCACATGGAAAATAAGGAAGTCATCGATGTGGTCGAGGAAATAGACGGCGGCGTAGAAAAACTCGCCAGCGGCACCGACAAGGAGACATGCGTCGGCGGGATGTCGACTAAGATAAAGGCCGCGAAGACGGCCACCGAAGCCGGCATTCCCATGGTCATCGCCAACGGGAAGACCGAAGATATACTCACGAAGGTCGTCAACAGGGAAAAAGTCGGCACGATCTTTGTTCCGAAGCATAAGAGGAGCCAGTCCTAG
- the nadD gene encoding nicotinate-nucleotide adenylyltransferase — MRIGILGGTFNPIHVGHLVLAEEAREKLSLDKVIFVPAYIPPHKKDEELAEPNDRFKMVELALRGNSDFEVSSFEIDAKTTSYSVETLKAFKQKYGEEAKLFFITGADSLGEIYSWKEIDQIFKLSNFIVANRPGYDIANVPSGTDVVTITSLEISSSLIRKKLREGKSIRYLVAEPVREYIIARRLYR, encoded by the coding sequence ATGCGTATAGGCATACTCGGCGGCACGTTCAATCCCATCCACGTCGGCCATCTCGTACTGGCCGAAGAGGCGAGGGAGAAGCTCAGCCTCGATAAGGTGATATTCGTCCCGGCGTATATACCGCCTCACAAGAAGGACGAGGAGCTCGCCGAGCCGAACGACAGGTTCAAGATGGTCGAGCTGGCGCTGAGGGGCAATTCGGATTTCGAGGTATCGTCGTTCGAGATCGACGCGAAGACGACTTCTTATTCGGTGGAGACACTGAAGGCCTTCAAGCAGAAATACGGCGAGGAGGCCAAGCTCTTCTTCATAACCGGCGCGGATTCGCTGGGCGAGATATATTCATGGAAAGAGATCGACCAGATATTCAAGCTTTCGAATTTCATCGTGGCCAACCGCCCGGGATACGACATAGCGAACGTCCCGAGCGGCACCGACGTCGTCACGATAACCTCCCTGGAGATATCATCCTCGCTTATAAGGAAGAAGCTAAGGGAAGGCAAGTCGATAAGGTATCTTGTCGCCGAACCCGTAAGGGAATATATAATAGCCCGAAGGCTTTACAGATAA
- the rplU gene encoding 50S ribosomal protein L21 has translation MYAVIMTGGKQYKVEKGATITVERLTHPEKDNEVTIKDVLMVHDGKEVKFGRPFLKDAKVVCEVVSDFRGKKLMSYKYRRRKDSHWKKGHRQELTKLKIKEIKV, from the coding sequence ATGTACGCCGTAATAATGACAGGCGGGAAGCAATATAAGGTCGAAAAAGGCGCCACCATCACGGTTGAGCGCCTGACGCATCCCGAAAAAGACAATGAAGTTACGATAAAAGACGTGCTCATGGTCCACGATGGGAAGGAAGTCAAGTTCGGCAGGCCTTTCCTCAAGGACGCCAAGGTGGTCTGCGAAGTCGTATCCGACTTCAGGGGCAAGAAGCTGATGTCCTATAAGTACAGGAGACGGAAGGACTCGCACTGGAAGAAGGGCCACCGCCAGGAGTTGACGAAACTTAAGATAAAAGAGATAAAGGTTTAG